The following are encoded together in the Streptomyces flavofungini genome:
- a CDS encoding TetR/AcrR family transcriptional regulator — translation MGAAKETLGEEQPWAEVSPDAARRLLIAAVDAFAERGYHATTTRDIAGRAGMSPAALYIHYKTKEELLHRISRLGHDKALAILRAAADGEGTAADRLSAAVRSFVRWHAGHHTTARVVQYELDALSAEHRAEIVVLRRLSDAAVREIINDGVRAGEFDVPDVPGTTLAVLSLCIDVARWFDVGGRRTPDEVGALYADLVLRMVGAPQR, via the coding sequence ATGGGTGCGGCGAAGGAGACCCTCGGCGAGGAACAGCCGTGGGCCGAGGTCAGTCCCGACGCGGCGAGGCGGCTGCTGATCGCCGCCGTCGACGCCTTCGCCGAGCGCGGCTACCACGCGACGACGACGCGGGACATCGCGGGCCGCGCCGGCATGAGCCCCGCCGCGCTCTACATCCACTACAAGACCAAGGAAGAGCTGCTCCACCGCATCAGCAGGCTCGGCCACGACAAGGCGCTCGCCATCCTGCGCGCCGCCGCCGACGGCGAGGGCACCGCGGCCGACCGGCTCTCCGCCGCGGTCCGCTCCTTCGTCCGCTGGCACGCCGGGCACCACACCACCGCCCGGGTCGTGCAGTACGAACTCGACGCGCTCAGCGCCGAGCACCGCGCCGAGATCGTGGTCCTGCGCCGCCTCTCCGACGCCGCCGTCCGGGAGATCATCAACGACGGCGTGCGGGCGGGCGAGTTCGACGTCCCCGACGTGCCCGGCACCACGCTCGCCGTGCTGTCCCTGTGCATCGACGTCGCCCGCTGGTTCGACGTCGGGGGGCGCAGGACGCCGGACGAGGTCGGCGCGCTCTACGCCGACCTCGTGCTGCGGATGGTGGGGGCGCCCCAGCGGTAG
- a CDS encoding MaoC family dehydratase yields the protein MAEPRIFTSAEELRAAVGEQLGHSDWLEVDQKRIDLFADATGDHQWIHVDPERAAAGPFGTTIAHGYLTLSLLPVLVPQVLRVEGMRMGLNYGTNKVRFPSPVPVGSRVRGTAVLTSVEETKDGGVQVTAAVTVEREDGDKPACVAESVSRYYF from the coding sequence ATGGCAGAGCCGAGGATCTTCACGTCAGCCGAGGAGCTGCGCGCCGCGGTCGGCGAGCAGCTCGGGCACAGCGACTGGCTGGAGGTCGACCAGAAGCGGATCGACCTGTTCGCGGACGCCACGGGCGACCACCAGTGGATCCACGTGGACCCGGAGCGGGCCGCGGCGGGCCCGTTCGGGACGACGATCGCGCACGGCTATCTCACGCTGTCGCTGCTCCCGGTGCTGGTACCGCAGGTGCTGCGGGTCGAGGGCATGAGGATGGGCCTCAACTACGGCACGAACAAGGTCCGTTTTCCCTCCCCCGTGCCGGTGGGCTCACGGGTGCGCGGGACGGCCGTGCTCACCTCGGTGGAGGAGACCAAGGACGGCGGTGTGCAGGTGACGGCCGCGGTCACCGTGGAGCGCGAGGACGGCGACAAGCCCGCCTGCGTGGCGGAGTCGGTGTCGCGCTACTACTTCTGA